One Methanolobus sp. WCC4 DNA segment encodes these proteins:
- a CDS encoding thioredoxin family protein has product MNKMVLPLIAVIAVIFIIVGISGDNADIELTTVTNVQQLNDAIAEGPVLIEIGAEWCPSCKAQKPILAEIENDYQGKASVLYIDTDRTGALAASFNVYSIPDMFVIVDMGSEGYVYMGKDGQTTTDRNMARFIGLTSKGTLTDVLDAAIEYRNN; this is encoded by the coding sequence ATGAATAAGATGGTCCTGCCTTTAATCGCAGTCATTGCTGTAATTTTCATAATTGTCGGCATCTCAGGAGACAATGCAGACATTGAACTAACTACTGTTACCAATGTACAACAACTGAACGATGCGATAGCAGAAGGTCCGGTGCTTATTGAGATAGGCGCTGAATGGTGTCCTTCCTGTAAAGCCCAGAAACCCATTCTTGCTGAAATTGAAAATGATTATCAGGGAAAGGCCTCAGTTCTTTATATAGATACAGATAGAACAGGCGCATTGGCTGCCAGCTTCAATGTATACTCCATCCCAGACATGTTCGTCATCGTTGATATGGGAAGTGAAGGCTATGTATACATGGGAAAGGATGGACAGACCACCACTGACAGGAACATGGCAAGATTCATCGGCCTGACATCAAAGGGAACTCTTACAGATGTCCTTGATGCAGCCATAGAATACAGGAATAACTGA
- a CDS encoding cytochrome c biogenesis CcdA family protein — MLEASSLTPFAAFFAGIVSVLSPCVLPLLPIVLAYSTGSSKLRPLAIIIGLTLSFTAMGIAASVFGEYFLPHLGELRIIAEILIILMGLSMLMDKDIFSFLSQYTGKIHAEGKGLFGGLVIGISLGIVWIPCVGPILASILTLVALESDIIYGATLLIIYSMGFAVPMLLIAYSAKLSGDRISKLSHMDIELKKIAGVILVVVGLWMVYTNHIAGYI, encoded by the coding sequence ATGCTTGAAGCAAGCTCACTAACTCCATTTGCTGCCTTTTTTGCAGGCATAGTGAGCGTGCTGTCACCCTGCGTACTACCACTGTTACCTATCGTACTTGCATATTCCACTGGGAGTAGCAAGCTCCGTCCCCTTGCGATAATAATCGGACTTACGCTGTCCTTTACAGCAATGGGAATCGCGGCCTCGGTCTTTGGAGAGTACTTTTTACCTCACCTCGGTGAACTGAGGATCATTGCCGAGATACTGATAATCCTCATGGGACTTTCAATGCTCATGGATAAGGATATCTTTTCTTTTCTTTCACAGTACACCGGGAAGATACATGCTGAAGGAAAGGGACTTTTCGGTGGACTGGTAATAGGTATTTCACTCGGGATCGTATGGATCCCCTGTGTCGGACCCATACTTGCATCCATACTGACACTTGTAGCACTTGAAAGCGATATCATTTACGGGGCCACCCTTTTGATCATCTATTCCATGGGTTTTGCAGTCCCAATGCTGCTAATTGCCTATTCTGCAAAGCTGTCCGGTGACAGGATCAGCAAGCTTTCGCATATGGATATCGAGCTTAAGAAAATAGCAGGTGTGATCCTTGTGGTAGTCGGATTATGGATGGTCTACACTAACCACATTGCCGGTTATATATGA
- a CDS encoding CBS domain-containing protein, whose translation MPKNTKVSDIMKTDVAYATLPGSRDEVHTLLKEQKVSGVPVLKDGKVVGIVSRANLLKNPEEEQLALLMTRDPLTIDPDVDMAVAAEILLENNIRRLPVVKDEKLLGIISVADIVAAIAEMDIVDHVGQFLNPTVVPIWTETPLHVAARVMELAKSKAAPVIDSNLEVVGIITDRDIISASVIEDTVEMSDMSNGSDDDEWTWESMRDTMSIYYSVSRVKVPDTPVKDVMVKELVKAAYISGVSECALKMKRNKIDQIPIVNADQRFLGLLRDRNLMQAITDME comes from the coding sequence ATGCCAAAAAACACTAAAGTATCTGACATTATGAAGACGGATGTCGCATATGCCACTCTTCCCGGATCAAGAGATGAAGTCCATACACTCCTGAAGGAACAGAAAGTGTCAGGTGTTCCAGTATTGAAAGATGGGAAAGTAGTAGGAATAGTCAGCAGGGCAAACCTTCTTAAAAATCCTGAAGAGGAACAGCTTGCACTCCTCATGACTCGTGATCCGCTTACAATCGACCCGGACGTCGACATGGCAGTGGCTGCTGAGATACTTCTGGAGAACAATATCAGAAGGTTACCGGTTGTCAAGGATGAGAAACTTCTGGGAATAATCTCCGTAGCAGATATTGTCGCAGCAATTGCTGAGATGGACATTGTGGACCACGTAGGACAGTTCCTTAACCCGACTGTAGTACCTATATGGACAGAAACCCCATTGCATGTTGCAGCAAGGGTTATGGAACTTGCCAAGTCCAAGGCTGCACCGGTCATAGACAGCAATCTGGAAGTTGTTGGCATCATCACAGACCGTGATATCATCAGCGCAAGTGTCATCGAAGATACCGTTGAGATGTCAGACATGTCCAATGGCTCGGATGACGACGAATGGACATGGGAATCCATGAGAGATACCATGAGCATATATTACAGCGTTTCAAGGGTCAAAGTGCCTGACACCCCTGTAAAGGATGTAATGGTAAAGGAGCTTGTAAAGGCTGCATACATATCAGGTGTCAGTGAATGCGCTTTGAAGATGAAGAGGAACAAGATCGACCAGATCCCGATCGTCAATGCGGATCAGAGATTCCTCGGACTTCTGCGTGACCGTAACCTCATGCAGGCCATCACCGATATGGAATGA
- a CDS encoding 2,5-diamino-6-(ribosylamino)-4(3H)-pyrimidinone 5'-phosphate reductase produces the protein MERPFIFINSAMSADGKISTKERKQVRISGQVDFNRMDQLRAGADAIMVGIGTVLADDPSLTVKSPELKEKRLKAGLDENPARVIVDSKARTPVDADIFKKGEGKRIILVAEAAPQEKVTELSKKAEVIVTGKDSVDLPEAMRQLREQGIGRLMVEGGATLNWGMISGGLVDEIYTFVGNLIIGGRNAPTFTDGDGFLEDDIIKLDLLDAEKIEEGILLKWKVIGK, from the coding sequence ATGGAACGCCCATTCATATTCATCAATTCAGCAATGTCCGCAGACGGCAAGATATCCACGAAGGAAAGGAAACAGGTAAGGATATCCGGCCAGGTGGATTTCAACCGAATGGACCAGCTCAGGGCAGGAGCAGATGCCATAATGGTCGGCATCGGAACAGTCCTTGCAGATGACCCCAGTCTTACAGTGAAATCCCCGGAACTAAAAGAGAAGAGACTGAAAGCCGGACTTGACGAGAATCCTGCAAGGGTCATCGTTGACAGCAAGGCCAGAACCCCTGTTGATGCCGACATCTTCAAGAAAGGAGAAGGAAAGCGCATCATACTTGTTGCCGAGGCAGCACCACAGGAGAAAGTGACCGAACTCAGTAAAAAGGCAGAGGTCATCGTCACTGGCAAGGATTCAGTAGACCTTCCCGAAGCCATGAGACAGCTCAGGGAACAGGGAATCGGTCGATTGATGGTCGAGGGTGGAGCAACACTCAACTGGGGAATGATATCCGGTGGTCTTGTGGACGAGATTTATACCTTTGTAGGCAACCTCATAATCGGTGGCAGGAATGCACCCACCTTCACGGATGGGGACGGATTCCTGGAAGATGATATCATCAAACTTGACCTCCTTGATGCTGAAAAGATAGAGGAAGGCATACTATTGAAATGGAAGGTTATCGGGAAGTAA
- a CDS encoding DUF167 domain-containing protein, giving the protein MFCMSFEDALKEVDGGVIIDIEVTPGSKSLCVPSGYNLWRKRIEVRLSQNAQKGKANEQLISSLAELFGLRSSDISIVNGMHNSKKSLLLENVEYSSVKGMLKEKMPEHCD; this is encoded by the coding sequence GTGTTTTGTATGTCCTTTGAAGATGCATTGAAAGAGGTTGATGGCGGAGTTATCATTGATATCGAGGTAACCCCGGGTTCTAAGTCCCTTTGTGTTCCAAGCGGCTACAATCTATGGAGAAAGCGCATTGAAGTGCGTTTGTCGCAGAATGCTCAGAAAGGGAAGGCCAATGAACAGCTCATTTCAAGCCTTGCAGAACTTTTCGGCCTGAGGTCATCAGACATATCCATTGTCAATGGTATGCATAATTCAAAGAAATCACTTCTTCTGGAGAATGTAGAGTATTCTTCCGTGAAGGGTATGTTGAAAGAAAAGATGCCGGAGCATTGTGATTAA
- a CDS encoding universal stress protein, giving the protein MTSTLYKNIFIATDGSKQNEKAVQHSIELAKLSGAKLYAGYVVDTAAFASIPMDAGWEMMYELLEKEANVATGTVEELAKAADVPFETVILEGNPSHEIIEFADNNNIDLIILGTLGKTGLDRFLLGSVAEKVTRNSKVPVLIVRGDSEQEE; this is encoded by the coding sequence ATGACAAGTACTCTGTATAAAAATATATTTATTGCAACCGATGGATCCAAACAGAACGAAAAGGCAGTTCAGCATAGCATTGAACTCGCTAAACTGAGTGGGGCAAAATTGTATGCAGGATATGTTGTCGATACTGCAGCTTTTGCTTCAATACCAATGGATGCCGGATGGGAAATGATGTACGAGCTTCTCGAAAAGGAAGCAAATGTCGCAACCGGGACAGTTGAAGAACTGGCAAAGGCAGCAGACGTTCCATTTGAAACAGTGATCCTCGAAGGAAACCCAAGCCATGAGATCATTGAATTTGCAGATAACAACAATATTGACCTCATAATCCTGGGAACCCTTGGTAAGACAGGACTTGACAGGTTCCTTCTTGGAAGCGTAGCAGAAAAGGTCACAAGGAACTCAAAGGTACCCGTACTGATCGTACGCGGGGACTCCGAACAAGAAGAATAA
- a CDS encoding amidohydrolase family protein, translated as MPSEQTIHGKIIYGPEAEVIEGYIVVEDGIIKEVHEQRNDSNNIIAPCFINAHTHIGDSVLKDPVLGETSGHYVTRDLSQLVQPPHGLKHRILHRTSHKDMVKAMQRSLQDMHDTGTCAFADFREGGIKGVLALKEALEESGIEGRIFGRPVSSDIKDLSAELEELIEHADGLGMSGANDIDMEFIRTARKCSSDRDSTFAIHAGENSRTDIEKALSLDPDILIHMTQADPSDLREVADRDIPVVVCPRSNFITGVGMAPVIEMLDQGIKVAVGTDNVMLNSANMFAEMEFLSKIFGIEDRQVFMMCTLMGATILELGTTGSILEGNLAKIMILNGNSNNLTGIRDPISGIVRRGRPDDILSVMI; from the coding sequence ATGCCATCCGAACAGACCATACACGGCAAGATAATATACGGACCTGAAGCAGAGGTCATTGAGGGGTATATCGTCGTAGAGGACGGTATCATCAAAGAAGTTCATGAGCAAAGGAACGATTCCAACAACATAATTGCACCCTGTTTTATCAATGCACATACCCACATAGGTGATTCGGTCCTGAAGGATCCCGTTCTTGGTGAAACATCCGGGCATTACGTCACAAGGGACCTCAGCCAGCTGGTACAGCCTCCTCATGGGCTGAAACACAGGATACTTCACAGAACATCTCACAAAGATATGGTGAAGGCGATGCAAAGGTCATTGCAGGATATGCATGATACGGGAACATGCGCCTTTGCAGATTTCAGGGAAGGCGGCATCAAGGGAGTTCTTGCCCTGAAGGAGGCACTTGAGGAATCCGGGATAGAAGGAAGGATATTCGGAAGACCGGTTTCCAGTGATATCAAGGACCTTTCAGCGGAGCTGGAAGAACTCATTGAACATGCAGACGGTCTCGGCATGAGTGGTGCCAACGACATTGACATGGAGTTCATCAGGACCGCAAGGAAATGTTCATCTGACAGGGACAGCACCTTTGCGATCCACGCAGGAGAGAACAGCCGCACGGACATAGAAAAGGCACTGTCGCTCGACCCCGATATACTTATCCACATGACACAGGCAGATCCCTCGGACCTCAGGGAGGTTGCCGACAGGGACATACCGGTGGTAGTGTGCCCGAGGTCGAATTTCATAACAGGGGTTGGAATGGCACCTGTTATTGAAATGCTCGACCAGGGGATCAAGGTCGCTGTTGGAACGGACAATGTGATGCTGAACTCTGCAAACATGTTTGCTGAAATGGAATTTTTATCCAAAATTTTTGGTATAGAGGACAGACAAGTATTTATGATGTGTACGCTTATGGGTGCAACAATATTAGAACTTGGCACAACAGGTTCTATTCTCGAAGGAAATCTGGCAAAGATAATGATCCTCAACGGGAATTCAAATAATCTCACAGGCATAAGGGACCCGATCAGTGGAATTGTAAGGAGAGGGCGACCTGATGACATACTATCAGTAATGATATAA